In the genome of Flavobacterium panacagri, one region contains:
- the zwf gene encoding glucose-6-phosphate dehydrogenase, whose protein sequence is MTKNKNINPTIIVIFGGTGDLAKRKLFPAFQNLYLDGRMSEKFQIIALGRAQKSDEEFRSYVLENLNTFSRKKGLSDAETEKFLNHITYHSLDIDKEESYIGLNEKINNLDASFGERANRLFYLSITPSFISTISSNIKKIGLAANAKQDRIIIEKPFGYDKTSAIELNEMLSQTFKEEQIYRIDHYLGKETVQNILAFRFGNSMFEPLWSRNFIDFVQITVAEEVGVEERGGFYEGVGALKDMIQNHLFQILCMTAMEAPASLAADDIRNRKADVLKSIRRIKPEEVDHYIVRGQYDAGEINGKPVPGYREDKGIAPDSNTETYVAMKIYLDNWRWQGIPFYLRSGKRMEEKQSSIIIQFKPVPHSAFSYGKGGMTPNRLIINIQPAMDIKLQFMTKKPGLSMSLRPAEMVFDYFACSTMSPEAYETLLADALAGDPTLFMRWDQVEEAWDAIDTIQQVWKTTAPTNFPNYKAGSWGPEEADELLARQGHKWIPNTQNVKKEEEVLDGTDIQ, encoded by the coding sequence ATGACTAAAAATAAAAATATAAATCCAACGATTATTGTAATCTTTGGAGGAACCGGAGACCTAGCAAAAAGAAAGCTCTTTCCCGCATTTCAAAATCTGTACCTTGACGGACGCATGTCTGAAAAGTTTCAGATTATTGCATTGGGTAGAGCTCAAAAAAGCGATGAGGAATTTCGCAGTTATGTTTTAGAAAACCTAAATACTTTTTCTAGAAAAAAAGGTCTTTCGGACGCAGAAACTGAAAAGTTCCTTAATCACATCACTTATCATAGTTTAGATATTGATAAAGAAGAATCCTATATCGGTTTAAACGAAAAAATCAATAATCTGGATGCTTCTTTTGGAGAACGTGCCAATCGTCTTTTCTATCTTTCGATTACGCCTTCTTTTATCTCCACTATTTCGAGCAATATCAAAAAAATCGGCCTTGCAGCGAATGCAAAACAAGACCGAATTATTATTGAAAAACCATTTGGTTACGATAAAACTTCTGCAATTGAATTGAATGAAATGCTTTCGCAGACTTTCAAAGAAGAGCAGATTTATAGAATCGATCATTATTTAGGAAAAGAAACGGTTCAGAATATTTTGGCTTTCCGTTTTGGAAATTCAATGTTTGAACCTTTATGGAGTCGTAATTTTATTGATTTTGTTCAGATTACTGTAGCAGAAGAAGTCGGCGTTGAAGAACGAGGCGGTTTCTACGAAGGTGTCGGTGCTTTAAAAGATATGATTCAGAACCATTTGTTCCAGATTTTATGTATGACGGCTATGGAAGCGCCTGCTTCGTTGGCAGCAGACGACATTAGAAATCGTAAAGCAGATGTTTTAAAATCGATTCGCCGTATCAAACCTGAAGAAGTTGATCATTATATTGTGAGAGGTCAATATGATGCTGGAGAAATCAATGGAAAACCAGTTCCGGGTTATCGTGAAGATAAAGGAATTGCACCAGATTCTAATACAGAAACGTATGTGGCCATGAAAATCTATTTGGACAACTGGAGATGGCAGGGAATTCCGTTCTATCTGCGTTCTGGAAAAAGAATGGAAGAAAAACAATCTTCTATTATTATCCAGTTTAAACCAGTGCCGCATTCTGCTTTTTCTTACGGAAAAGGCGGCATGACTCCAAACAGACTGATTATCAATATTCAACCTGCAATGGATATTAAGCTGCAGTTTATGACTAAAAAACCAGGTTTATCCATGTCTTTAAGACCGGCAGAAATGGTATTTGATTATTTTGCCTGCTCTACCATGTCGCCAGAAGCTTATGAAACTTTATTGGCAGATGCTTTAGCAGGAGATCCTACTCTATTTATGCGTTGGGATCAGGTAGAAGAAGCTTGGGACGCAATCGACACGATTCAGCAGGTATGGAAAACGACTGCTCCAACCAATTTCCCAAATTACAAAGCTGGAAGCTGGGGACCAGAAGAAGCCGATGAATTATTGGCACGCCAAGGACACAAATGGATTCCGAACACACAAAACGTTAAAAAAGAAGAAGAAGTTTTAGATGGTACAGATATACAATAA
- a CDS encoding guanylate kinase, whose product MMKRGLYAKHRGIHCRFWKSGNSYVLQTDYNEQLLGKGFKKYDDIELKNKVYKEVAFIDIESAFEVSTFCTYKGFKFFVESILDKGIYVIRPLAEAQIHFKDYERHGYDPVYEVEESEIEEVWEERKPIDEFLFDTEPVVYIKKIGKIK is encoded by the coding sequence ATGATGAAAAGAGGTCTATATGCCAAGCACAGAGGAATACATTGCAGATTCTGGAAATCAGGCAATAGTTACGTTTTACAAACAGATTATAATGAGCAACTATTAGGGAAAGGCTTTAAAAAATATGATGATATAGAATTAAAAAATAAAGTATATAAAGAGGTTGCTTTTATTGATATTGAAAGTGCTTTTGAAGTAAGTACATTTTGCACTTATAAAGGTTTTAAGTTTTTCGTTGAGAGTATATTAGATAAGGGAATTTATGTAATTAGACCTTTAGCAGAAGCACAGATTCATTTTAAAGATTATGAGCGTCATGGCTATGATCCTGTTTATGAAGTAGAAGAAAGTGAAATAGAAGAAGTATGGGAAGAACGAAAACCTATAGATGAATTTTTATTTGATACAGAACCAGTTGTTTATATTAAAAAGATAGGGAAAATAAAATAG
- a CDS encoding succinylglutamate desuccinylase/aspartoacylase family protein, translated as MNNLKLFAIPLLLIMPIISFSQNLDKILKENTGKRTDTLVYLKTDPPYNYIPLTIISGKDKGPVFTIVAGIHGYEYPPITAVQELIKEIDAKKLKGTLIVIPIANVASFYKRTPFVNPLDGKNLNNAFPGSDSGTITEQIANYITKQIIPFSDVFLDIHGGDANEDLLPFVCYYNNTSEEKKTLLSSKLSEISGINHIVSYPYTITKTEPAKYAFKQASQDGKTALSIEAGKLGNVQAKSVNLIKNAVYNMLHYMEIYSSEKAPVKNPSAVYLNNQEYVKSEYNGIFHSSLKSGDYIKKGDKIGYISDEFGQLLTEIKAPATGVVLYKIGTPPVNKGETVFCIGY; from the coding sequence GTGAATAACTTAAAGCTTTTTGCAATACCATTACTGCTGATTATGCCCATAATTAGTTTCAGTCAAAATCTAGACAAAATACTAAAAGAAAATACAGGCAAACGAACCGATACATTAGTTTACCTCAAAACCGATCCGCCTTACAATTATATTCCATTAACTATTATTTCAGGAAAAGACAAAGGGCCAGTTTTTACCATTGTTGCAGGAATTCATGGTTACGAATATCCACCAATAACAGCCGTTCAGGAATTAATTAAAGAAATTGATGCTAAGAAATTAAAAGGAACTCTAATTGTGATTCCAATTGCGAATGTAGCTTCATTTTACAAAAGAACACCATTTGTAAATCCGCTTGACGGAAAAAATCTAAATAATGCTTTTCCAGGTTCAGATTCGGGAACTATTACGGAGCAGATTGCGAATTATATAACGAAGCAGATTATTCCGTTTTCAGATGTTTTTCTAGATATACACGGAGGCGATGCCAATGAAGATTTATTGCCCTTTGTCTGTTATTACAACAACACATCAGAAGAAAAGAAAACACTTTTGAGTAGTAAGCTTTCGGAGATTTCGGGAATCAATCATATTGTTTCGTATCCTTATACCATTACCAAAACAGAACCTGCAAAATATGCTTTTAAACAGGCTTCTCAGGACGGAAAAACCGCTTTAAGTATCGAAGCAGGAAAATTGGGAAATGTTCAGGCAAAGTCGGTTAATTTGATAAAAAATGCCGTTTACAATATGCTGCATTATATGGAGATTTATTCAAGTGAAAAAGCTCCCGTAAAAAATCCCTCAGCTGTTTATTTGAACAATCAGGAATATGTAAAATCAGAGTATAACGGAATTTTCCACAGCAGTCTGAAAAGTGGCGATTACATTAAAAAAGGGGATAAAATCGGATATATTTCAGATGAATTTGGTCAGCTTCTAACAGAAATTAAAGCTCCAGCAACTGGTGTTGTTTTGTATAAAATTGGTACTCCGCCTGTAAATAAAGGAGAAACTGTTTTTTGTATTGGGTATTGA
- a CDS encoding nuclear transport factor 2 family protein, with protein MLNQHKEVIRRAYNAFNERNIDNCLSTMQEDVQWSKAWEGGYISGHEEIREYWTRQWAEINPKVEPIGFVERDNGSLEVLVQQNVKDLQGSLIFDGLVKHVYTFEDGLIKTMDIELVEN; from the coding sequence ATGTTAAATCAGCATAAAGAAGTAATTAGAAGGGCATATAACGCTTTCAACGAAAGGAATATCGATAACTGTTTGTCTACCATGCAGGAAGATGTTCAATGGTCAAAAGCTTGGGAAGGCGGGTACATTAGCGGACACGAAGAAATCAGGGAATATTGGACAAGACAATGGGCTGAAATTAATCCGAAAGTAGAACCTATAGGTTTTGTAGAAAGAGACAACGGAAGTCTGGAAGTTCTGGTACAGCAAAATGTAAAAGACCTGCAAGGCAGTTTAATATTTGACGGATTGGTAAAACATGTTTATACTTTTGAAGATGGTTTAATCAAAACTATGGATATTGAATTAGTGGAGAATTAA
- the pgl gene encoding 6-phosphogluconolactonase, with translation MVQIYNNTDEINTEAANLFVESAQKAIAAKGKFTAVLTGGSSPAGIYKLLASDAYKNKIDWSKVFIFWGDERWVPLNDDLSNAKMSYSTLLSHVPIPQENIFEMYKDGVTPENYAAEYEKSIRTVLGEEGKFDLILLGMGDDGHTASLFPGEAVLQEQTKWVDAYYLAPQKMYRITLTAPLINKAEKIVVVAFGEKKIHALKEVTTGEYNPTLYPMQLIKPISGELLFLVDKVAAGTN, from the coding sequence ATGGTACAGATATACAATAACACAGACGAAATTAATACTGAAGCGGCAAATCTTTTTGTAGAATCGGCCCAAAAAGCTATTGCTGCAAAAGGCAAATTTACAGCTGTTCTTACAGGAGGTTCTTCTCCTGCAGGAATCTATAAATTATTAGCTTCTGATGCTTACAAAAATAAAATCGACTGGAGCAAGGTTTTTATCTTTTGGGGAGACGAAAGATGGGTGCCGCTTAATGATGATTTGAGCAATGCTAAGATGTCTTATTCGACTTTATTAAGCCACGTTCCTATTCCGCAGGAAAACATTTTTGAAATGTATAAAGATGGTGTTACACCAGAAAATTATGCAGCTGAATACGAAAAGTCTATCAGAACTGTTTTAGGTGAAGAAGGAAAATTTGACCTGATTTTATTAGGAATGGGAGACGACGGACATACAGCTTCTCTTTTCCCAGGCGAAGCGGTTTTGCAAGAGCAGACCAAATGGGTTGATGCTTATTACTTAGCTCCTCAGAAAATGTATCGTATTACGCTTACAGCTCCATTAATCAACAAAGCTGAAAAGATTGTAGTAGTAGCTTTTGGAGAAAAGAAAATTCACGCCTTGAAAGAAGTTACAACTGGCGAATACAATCCAACTTTATATCCAATGCAATTGATTAAGCCCATTTCTGGTGAATTATTGTTTTTGGTAGATAAAGTGGCTGCTGGAACAAACTAA